The genome window cATGAATCAAGAAATTAACAACTTATATAACAAAATAAAAGAGAAATTCAACATAAAACAAACAATACTAACCGATTTGAAGTAGAAATTGGTAAAAATGAAGAGATATATCCAATTTGGAGAAGAACCCATGAGAGGAGATGAAAGGTTTTGGGGAAAGTGGAAGAAAGAGGGAAGAAACGGCGCTGATTCTCCTGTTTATTGTTTATTCGAAGCATTAATTGGGGCGACAACCTGTCGCCGGAATTGATATAAATTGTCGCCGCTATTAAGGTGGATAAACCCCATCCGTTGGATGAGGATAAGAAACGTGTAATTAGGGTTTCACTTGGGACACTGGGTGCGGATAAGGGCAATAGTGTCCGCTAATAGTGTCGTCGCTATTACCCTATTTTCTTGTAGTGAGGGTGCAAAAACAAAGCTAACTCCAATAATTATCATGCCAAACCAATAAATATCTTTTCATTATATGTATTTCTACAATATAGTATTAGCTAAATAAGCCAACCCATTTATATAAGACAGTGTGCTATCATGGCACACACACACCATATAGCAATGGGGTGACGTGAGTGGGCGGGAAACACCAGAGCAAGGGTCGGGGAAGGGGAAACTGTTGATACACTTTTGAGTGGATGTAGCTCTTTTCGGTTCGATTCTTGATCGATGTCGATGACATTCCTCCGTTATGCGACTCGAAAAACACGACATACAAATGAGGAAGACATGAGATGGATATGATTGATggatgatgatgtcatggtgacaTCATGATGTCACCATGACATCATATATCGATTATGATGGTCAACAATATATATATCGATACACTATGTTATTTAGATATATGTATGTATCAATATAGGactcatcatgacatcatcataaGATACTATATTGATATTATAGTTAAAATGGGCTAGATCGATATAAGATTTATATATATCAACGatataggatatatatatatatagtgtgtatatatatatgtatatatatatatatatatatatggatgtTAATGGATCAATGTCTGTATCAATCAAGACAAACATGTGTCGATACTTCGTTTCAGTTGATATGTATCGATATAGGCACATTGATATAGCATATATCGATATATATTCAAGCTATATTGATGTATTTTTTATGTTTCATTGTATATCGATTAGATGGCATGTATGTCGACGTAAGTCTGCTGGTCTGGTCTATAAATACCAGCAGACGCCAGTGTTTCAAAAAGAGAGCACGCTTCAGAGAGTTCAGAGCATATTTTGTAAAACCTTGTAATGTTACTCTGTTGAAATCAATACCATTGAGCTTTAAAGTTATATTCTATCTAGTATTGATAGTGTTCTTGCTTGGTTTGCATACaaacttggattccgcacttggtTTTGTGTTCAACAACAAGGAATAGCTTTCTCTAAGATCCTCATTAggtacctacaagtggtattggaGCTTTGGCTCACTTCCTTTTTGAAAATCAAGCATATTTGTGAGATTGAGTAGTTTTGAGTGTTATTTGAAGATTTCTTGGACAAACACTAAAAACTCACTTTCTTGAATGATAATCTGGACTAAAAATGATTAAAATGATGTTAACTTTGGTTAAACACTTGTTAAAAATATTAGAATTTGAACACCATTTTTTTTCTGGTGACAAGCTTGGCCGGAATTTCTTGCCAGAATAGTACTTTCCGGTGAAGGCTTTTAATTGGTTGACCTTCAAAAACCTTGTTGGAGCAGAAGTGTACCTTTCTGCCTCTTTATCACAAATCTTGTCTTTTTACTCAGTTCCATCGATACATAAAAAAAATCAACTCTTTATATCGATATACAAACATATAAACGATACATCAAAAATCAAATCTTTATATTGATACTCTCATCTAACCCCTATATCGGGTTAACCTTTGTTGTCATATACATCTATATATCGATATTACCCACAACATTTTTTATATAACAAGATATATCCATAGTTCCCCTTGTTATTTTGGTTCACTGTTGGTAGATCAAGATATTGATATATGGTATACACAACTTATTTATCTACAATAGTAAAATAAACTAACTTTtgaacacgtgtcattcattgaagtattctcaaatctatacttatcttatattaactaaataaataataaattaatattaaatcttattatactttaataaaatattatcctcaaatctaaattattaatttaatatatttttaaaacaaatacctctctttcctacttatcttatattaaatatataaataataaattaatatattaaagtttatcctaatttattaaaaacacaactttttttattatttggtatacaaaattatatttattcaacaagTGTAAAATGCGgggttttaaaaaatatatctttttttattatttactatacaaagttacatttctATAACCCATGAAATACACCAAGTTTTtgaagatgtaacttttttatcaTTAGCTATCTATATAGATTTATTTAAcatgtgtaatacacgaggttttaaggatataatgttttattatttggtagattttttcAAACCAACTacacacgggttttttaaagatatgacgtttttagtatttaatatacaaaattacatttatttattatgtgtaatacacatggtttttaaagatataactcttttttatatctattcaacacgtgtaacatacagggtttttaaggatgtaatttttttattatttgatagatTTATTCAACCAGATTATATAcgggtttttttaaatatacgGCGTTTTTGGtttttagtatacaaaattatatttatttaatatgtataatacacatggtttttaaagatatattttttttactatttgatGTATGAAattttatttaacccgtacaatatacggggttcataaaaatataattttttattatttaatatataaaattacatttactcaacccgtgtaatacacagagtTATAACCTAGTTTCAAATAAAACATTCCAATCGATATACAGCAAACCATATTAATTAATCTACATTCATCCACTCCTGTTTCGATGCTCATATATCGATATCCACTCATATATccatatctatctatactatataataaaagaaaccatttttgggacacttgtcatcatattaggccatgttttatagataagtattattttagtttaatcttttctaattaggCCATTTTTGGgggagtttaggtttttgggtcgggtgggtgtttaggttttgggttgTAGTGTAGTGAGTTTAGCTTTTAAGTTATTGGACACTTATCACTCTATACaaccttcttacacttcttataaTTAGAAGCTTTTTTTGAATAACTTAACTTTTGTTTTCGGATCTTGAGTTTGTACTACAATTTCATTCAACTAATCTATATAATGGTGTTGTGTGCCTTAGTATAGAAGGTTGGCGTGGTTTTTGTCGTCAGTGTCAATAAAAGATAAGTTGAAGCATATCATAACCAGGTTCGTCTTATTACTTGTGTAGGATTAGGCCTGGCAATAAAAACTCATTTGGTTTTTTTGGGTTATTTTAAAAATGAAGAGGGTCAGGATGGGTCAACAAATAATTAAAGATGCGTCAGGATGGGTTATATGATATCTATTTAAAATAATTCGTGGGTCAGGATGGATATTACGCTGGGTAAATGTGTAACTCAAAAAAGAACATCACAGCCAGATTCTTCATCATATTCGAGTGTTCGTAGACGTTGGCTtgacaaataataaaaaattaaaaataataaaaaaattttaacatatcagaaaaatcaaaaaaattctacaaaataataaaagtaaaattaaaaatcaaaaaaggttctaaaaaaataatcaaaaatcaaaaaaattctaaaaaatccaaaaaataataaaaaatccaaaaaaattaaaaaaatagtaaaaatccaaaaaaatctaaaaaagataaaaaaatgaaaaaaaaacccaaaaaattctaaaaacaaaaaaatcaaaaaaattctaaaaaataataaaaaataaaataaaaaataaaaaaaaattctaaaaagtatcaaaaaaaataataaaaatccaaaaaattctaaaatgtCAAGTAACATctaaaaaatcaaatcaaaatataaaaaataaaaaaaaatcaaaaaagtaaaaaatccaaataataacaaaaaataccaaaatttcgaaaaaaataaaaaaaaatcaaaaaaattctgaaaaaatcaaaaaaaataagaaaaaaatccaaagaattctaaaaaatcaaaaaattaaattccaaaatattctaaaaaatcaaaaagattctaaaaaaatgcaaaaaaaccTAAATAATTCGAAAGAttacaaaaaattataaaaaatcaataataataataataataataataataataataataataaaatccaaaaaaatgtaaaaaatcaataaaataataaaaaatctatAAAACTCTAAAAAATCTATTCTTTAAGCAAGAGATGGAAAGTATTGATTTTTTCGATACTGTTTAGAATTGTTTGGATTTTTTAAGCAAGAGATGGAAAGTTTTGTTTTAAATTCTGCATTATTCCATGAGATCTAGAAGCACTTCTGCAActtgttttttgattttttacatttttttgattttttacattttttttgattttttatatattttttttatttttttggatattctttgatttttttgatttttttggatattttactagtttttttattttttagaatttttggattttttttatatttttcttttgattttttacaattttttagaattttatggattttttagaattttttggaatttttttataaactttttgaatttttttatagttttttggaatttttttataatttttggggttttttttataattttttcttttttttatcatGCTCAAATCCATCTTGACAAAAACCCATCTTAACCTAAAAGCATCATAACCCATTTCTTAATAAATCCAATCAAACCGAAACCCATCCTAACCTATACCCATCTTAACCCATTACCTAAACCTATCaaacccacccattttgccacccctATGTAGGATCATGTGGTGAAGATTGTATTTTAAAGAACGAACATGAAAGATTTATGGAACGCTATACCTTAACAATAAAGGATCTTGCATCAAGAGATGCTTCAAGATTTACAATAATGGAATATAGAACAATATGTGCTTGATTGTATTTAGATTTCAGTTTATTGTTTTAAAACGATTAAACATATTTGTTATTTAAAAGATTTTTCCTttctttataattttttaattaaaCCTTAAAAATGTATAATCATTCGTTGTTTAATAAAATATGGCATGTAAATTTTCTAATACCACCCGTGTTTTTACACGGGTTTTAcatttaggtggtgtttgttttttatgAGAAGTACTTCTATACCTCTTATGTCTACTccacgcagaccacgcgcagacctATAAGTCTGCAGAGTGTTTGTTTTTTAAAAGtgctttcattaaaaaaggtttTCTAGACCTCTTCCTCTTGCAGACATGGACTCACATCTTCAATCCTCTTCTCATCATCTTCTCTTTCAAAACATCCCCCAACAAGTTCCTCCTCCACATCTCCCCTCCGCCACCAGTCCACCACATCTCCGTCACCTTCCCTACTTCCGGTCGGCCACTCTGCCTCGTCGACCCCTGCTGTGTCGTCGACCCCAATCGCGTACCACCTCCTCCAAGCCGGCGCCCTACTTCCTCacacaaccacctcctcctccgtCGCCGCCAACCAAACACCCTGCAGACGGAATTCAAGGGGCTTTCTTCTCGAACCGAAACTGGCGATTGAGATTCAAAgtttgaagatgaagctgaatcCACTCTAAAAGAGGCCCTTTCTTTGACCTATGAGGTGAAAATTAACTGTTTTATTTCATGTTTGGAGTTCTTGATATAGTATTTGTTTGcttgtttttgtatatttttgtgGCATTGAACAAAaagtgtatatgtatatgtgtatgaaCTGAAGTAAGCCATAGCTTTGTTGGGTAGACTTGAGTACAGAAGGGCAATTTCGATGCTGCTCTTCAACGCATAATGTAAAAGATTGATTATTGATTATTTTAGTGCTATAAAAAGTTGTTAGAAATTAGAATATGAATATATAATATTTGGATTAAGATGCCTGTTAACAGATTCAAGTTTAGATAATGTTTATTGTTTATGTTTAGATTTAGGTTTATGTTAATTGTTTAGGTTTAGGTTTATGTTAATTGTTTATTTCAGCAACGTGCAGAAGTTAAAAGACAAACAGTCTtttccttgcagactgcagaggtttggttcacctcttctgctacagatgtctgcagatgtggtccgcagtttgcagacgttttacctctgaaaaaacaaacagatCCTTAGTAATACATAAAAGAAGAGGGGGTAAAACGTAAAATAGCGAAAGATTGATGGGCTTTAAAACACATAAATGATAATTAGGATTGAACAAGATAAGATTTTATGATTGCATAAAACTGAATCATCGTCATCTGCTACCCTATTAACTCTCTGCAACCCAACCCAAACCAGCAAACCATGAGTCTAATGAAATCTCTCGGTGCATCGGTGGTGGTGACCGTCCCCACCGCCGCCGTCACTACCACTCACCTCCACCACTCCTCACTCTCCTTCCCCTTGCCGTCAATGCCACAACATTTTCCCAAACTTAACACCGTCACTAACGGTGTCAGCTGGAGAACCACCACCTCCGTCAGGACAGCTGTCTCCGCCGTCGATTCTAACGGCACCACTGAAAAGGTCAGTTTGAATTTGTAATACGCGTTTCTGTTGTTAATTTCGGGCAATTTTATGTATACGGGACCGTAGAAGAGGGgtttagggttagggtttgtaaaagTGTAGGATGTGTAATTGTTAAAGTTGTAAATCAGGTGATTTGTGTAGAATGACATTAAGTAAGTTGCCACTTATGATGTTCTATCAACTCGAACTCGATTTGTTTGATTTTTATATAATTTGATTTCTTGTTATTGAAACATGATTTGGACCTTTAGTTGTGGCAGGCAAAAACATATAACCTTGACCCTTTGATAAAGTTCTGGTTCAGTCACTATAATCCTCAGGCGGGTTGGGTCACGGATGGTGTCGGGGCTTGCAATAGGATCGTCTGAAAATACACAGGGTAACTCGAATGTTAGATACATATGTGACGCATTTGAATTTTAATCATCTCACATGTGTGCAGAGTGCGTGACAGCGGTCTTTAaagcaggggcggacccacatgaTGCGGGTCGGGGTCCACGGACCCCAGTGTTTTTTGAAAAAATAGTGGAAGCGGTATGTTAAATTTTTCAGGGACCCCATAAAAGAAATTAGTTGGAACCCATAGTATTAATAGCAAAGATGGTATGGTGGTAAATTTTCTTGTGTTCCACCAAGTaggtctcaagttcaagtcttACATCTCttgtttttaagtttattttttccgtcaaaattaaactagtgttttaaaacaccacaacCACCCATTGATCctctaatttgtttttttttaaatgatattTTAATGTCTCCGAATGATATTGTTTCACATTTGATTACCAAATAAGACTTTCAACATATAGTGGCGTTAAAAAAAAAAGcttaaacaaaattttgaaattaTATGAAGTAGTTGTGTTGTTTAGGTAGCTATTGGTTTCAAGCAACTTATTAATCACCACAATTTGATAACTTGATTCTTAAAAATGGTTCTTAATAATGTGGTGGTTTCATGTCCACTAAATGTTTCTACATTTTTTCCTAGCCCCGACCCGACCCGACTACGATGACCGGCCCGAAAATTTTAATGTTTGGTTGTGAAAAATTCTAACACAAAAAATGGACCCCTATgaaaaaaaatcctgggtccgccactgctttAAAGGCTATGTAGTATATCCCGATGTATCAATGATTATATCGGTTATCGATCCCCTAGTGAGATATCGGTGCAAAATATCGGTCAGTACCAATAATATGATATTGACCGATATGTGACCTATATtggaccgatatatcaccgattttcccggtatcaatacctttcttcctagttctaccattcgtctttcttcttattgctgctattagtgtttgaagtcttaattgttagttgttagtgttaaatgttagtgttttaagtcttagtcagtccctacttgctacaattgttagtgttttgcaagttgcaaaacgTTAATttttaatggtaggagagtatactgaattgttactGTTAAATTACTATAaatataaatttagcatgatataAAAATTACCGATTTCTCAAATAttggtccttgaccgatatccgatattttagcATTAACTACTTAGTTTAAAGGTGTTATTCTCTGAAGTGTATATGTTGTTTCATTTGCAATATTTACCCAAATCTTCATAGGGTTAATTCAAGTTGTATATTACCTATGATGGGCAGTCACACACAACTCTTAGAAAAAGGAATTATATCACAATTTATACGTAAACATATGAGCTAAACACACAAGCTTAAGTACACAGTACACAGACATCATACGGTACACGCACACAGTACATTAACAACCCGAAACCCATTCAAACATGTTACATGatctacttttttttttttttgtcagaaAACTTTAATAGAACTATTTATGTTTTAGCACACAGCATCTCAAGTTTTTACCATCTTGCAAAATGCAGGAAACAGAGAGTAACAAGAAATACCATTTCGTTGTTGCAAATGCAAAATTCATGTTGGATGAAGAAGAACACTTTCAAGAACAATTGTTTGAACGGGTCCGCCTTTTTAAAGAGCGAAACATGGAGCAAGATTTTTGGCTAGTGATTGAACCCAAGTTTTTAGACAAGTTTCCAAACATCACCAAGAGACTGAAGAGACCTGCTGTCGCTTTGGTTTCCACCAACGGTACATGGATCAAGTAAGCCCATTACCACATCTTTAAACGGGTTGATTGAGAATCACCCAAACTGTtattcaaatgttttcaaaatcttAATTTGATTTATTCAACCAAATTAGATACTATATTTGATATGATAGTTCCAACCATATTTAATACATTGATTGTTCAACACATCGGTGGGTCAACTCGCCTCTGTTTTGAACAACACTAAATTTTCCCCGAACCAAATTATTTCTGACCCGTTACCTAGATCTGAAAAAAACAGTTTTGCTACAATAACTCATTGGTTTCTGTTCGAATATGGATTATATTGGGTTTTAGTCCTCCTAACCAAAATCAATGTTGTATTTATTATTGCAAAACGAATTATGCTGTCcttaaattttttttagtttgtttATTCATTTGACCCATTTAAATCACGCCCAATTTATTCACAGGTTTATGAAATTGCGGCTAGATCGAGTTTTGTTAGAAAGCTTTGAAGCCGAGAGTATTGAGGAAGCATTGGCATTTAACCCTGTAAATCTAGAGTTTGAGAAACCTGATAAATGGGTTGCACCATACCCCAAATATGAGTATGGTTGGTGGGAGTCTTTCTTGCCGCCAACCGCTCAGAAGCAACAAGTATGAGAGATTATAAGCAATGTTTGTTTGTAAGTTTAAGTTTTTGTATGAGTTGAGTTTATCCAACAAGTTTTAGTTAGTTTATTACGAGGAAGTTTGGATATCTATGTCGAAACTAGTTATGTTACGACTTAAAGTTGTAATGGTTTGTTTATATATCTGAAAAGATATTATCATCGCctataaaaatatgttattaatattttaaatctAACCAATTCACCGCTATTCGCAGATGGGATTGATTGTATcttttttgcgagtttctggtgATACCTGATTGATTACCTAAAACCATTTCCATACCATTAACCGCAATATATTATACAATCTTAATCTTAAAACATAAGATTTTAAAGTTGGAATCTTTAAATTATACCGAATATTGGAATGTTAGAAGTGTATTGTGTTTTTGATAGTTAAGTGCAGTTAAGATTGCGTTTCAAGTAACGAGGATCCAAACGGGTAACTTttaacaacataaaataaaacactaaaCACCTTACTCGATACCACGGACCCACGTGTAATAAGTAATGGATACCCGACAAAGGAGACCGATCGAAGGGAGGTATCTCGTCGATCGAGGGTGCCAAAATCTTCCATGCTGATTCAGGTCATCtacaaggacaaaagaggagacaGTACCCTTTTCAACGAAttaatatttattaattttatCTTCCATGAATCGACAAAAATtcaaatattttattaatttccAACAAGTGGTGACAGCTTCTACATctattattattagagtaaattgccattttagtccctgatgTTTAATGAAAATTGTcactttagttcaaatagttttttttttgccattttagtccaaatagttttattttctgccattttagtcactaatttttgtcatttttttttccattttcatccaactcacTAAATCCATTTaaaaaatttagttaacttatgtgaattttggtcaaaccacatttttatttctttttttgcAGGTGCGATGGTATAGGGATGATGTCGGTTTATAGTGAAGATGATGGCGTGGTTGTTGGTATtacgatgatggcggtggtgtttGTTGATGACGTGGTTGGCGGAAAAGTGGCCGATGGTGGTGGAAATGGTGGGTGGTGATGCTAGTGGGGTGGGTGGGTGGTGACGGTGCAGGCAGGTGGTGGCGATGATAAAAGGTTGTGAGTGgtgggtggtgggaggtggtggtcaatgaaaatggtaaaaatgacaaaagtcagggactaaaattgcagaaaacaaaactatttgaactaaaatggcaagaaaaaaactatttggactaaagtggcaatttTGGTTAAAACTCATGTACTAAAATTGCAATTAGTATAACGAGACTGGAAGTTCACTTTAAAT of Helianthus annuus cultivar XRQ/B chromosome 1, HanXRQr2.0-SUNRISE, whole genome shotgun sequence contains these proteins:
- the LOC110869829 gene encoding uncharacterized protein LOC110869829, which gives rise to MSLMKSLGASVVVTVPTAAVTTTHLHHSSLSFPLPSMPQHFPKLNTVTNGVSWRTTTSVRTAVSAVDSNGTTEKETESNKKYHFVVANAKFMLDEEEHFQEQLFERVRLFKERNMEQDFWLVIEPKFLDKFPNITKRLKRPAVALVSTNGTWIKFMKLRLDRVLLESFEAESIEEALAFNPVNLEFEKPDKWVAPYPKYEYGWWESFLPPTAQKQQV